The following coding sequences are from one Paenibacillus tundrae window:
- a CDS encoding AraC family transcriptional regulator, translated as MPKKKKPVIEYRHYSLPIDFPVLLLSGDRWKISDIKSEHLHFHNHMEIGICYSDGGIMEIKGESVPFRAGDITFIPRYLPHTTYSSPNTASLWAYIFFSPEDLFRHSLKTAQSHIEPNLWAIQGTNCILNKEQHPKIYTLATSIVEEIKQQSPYYQESAYGLLMSLYIELLRIHANNESWSEQDQEPDLQGELVISPVLEFITKNYMMPVSVDYLADLCHLSTTHFRRKFHELMGTTPLEFLNSTRIEEACKRLKSTDASILSISEQVGFRSISSFNRCFAKLMGQSPKSWRKEAQSEAQSAKASILEFTGWV; from the coding sequence ATGCCAAAAAAAAAGAAACCCGTCATTGAATACCGGCATTACAGCCTACCCATTGATTTTCCTGTCCTGCTGCTCAGCGGGGATCGCTGGAAAATATCAGACATCAAAAGTGAGCACCTTCATTTCCATAATCACATGGAAATTGGCATCTGTTATTCCGATGGAGGTATTATGGAGATTAAGGGCGAATCTGTGCCTTTTCGAGCAGGGGACATCACGTTTATTCCCCGCTATCTTCCGCACACTACATATAGTTCACCTAATACCGCGAGCTTGTGGGCGTATATCTTTTTTTCTCCAGAAGATCTCTTCCGTCACTCACTAAAAACAGCCCAAAGCCACATCGAACCTAACCTATGGGCGATACAGGGAACGAACTGCATTTTGAATAAAGAACAGCATCCGAAGATTTACACACTCGCAACTTCCATTGTAGAAGAAATCAAGCAGCAGTCCCCCTACTATCAAGAGAGCGCATATGGCTTGTTAATGTCCCTATATATTGAATTGCTTCGAATTCATGCGAACAATGAGAGCTGGTCTGAACAGGATCAGGAGCCTGACCTTCAAGGGGAGTTGGTCATTTCACCGGTACTGGAGTTTATCACCAAAAATTATATGATGCCTGTAAGCGTCGATTACCTCGCCGATCTATGCCATCTAAGCACCACACATTTTCGCCGCAAGTTTCACGAACTTATGGGAACTACACCGCTTGAATTTCTGAATAGTACTCGCATTGAAGAAGCATGCAAACGACTAAAGAGCACGGACGCATCAATCCTGTCCATCTCTGAACAAGTCGGCTTCCGTTCCATCTCCAGCTTTAACCGCTGCTTCGCCAAACTGATGGGACAATCGCCTAAATCATGGCGAAAAGAAGCTCAATCTGAAGCTCAATCTGCCAAAGCCTCTATTCTGGAATTCACAGGTTGGGTATAA
- the gnpA gene encoding 1,3-beta-galactosyl-N-acetylhexosamine phosphorylase, which yields MSKTTKGSFTLPGESGYEALTLELAERWGADVIRDSDGTKLSDEIINAGYGIYSTICIIRDHNEWASRNLDKLQQCFLITNPKVAVQDYISIYLMEDFFAEQFKVNDSKEAFKYWQVYDRTTGEEVPREQWNYERESGNVVLTGIVPWHKYTVSFLAYRIWEEISMYNHTTNHWDKEHLMQIDPIYTETQTYLLDWMEKWCVQHPETTVVRFTSLFYNFAWIWGSDERNRHLFSDWGSYDFTVSSRALDLFAQKYGYSLTAEDFVNGGKYRVSHVPAQQRKLDWMAFINDFVIEFGKKLIDIVHKYDKLAYVFFDDSWVGMEPYNDRFEEFGFDGMIKCVFSGYEARMCSEVKVDTHEIRLHPYLFPVGLGGLPTFKEGGDPALDAKKYWINIRRALLRESIDRIGLGGYLHLVEPYPDFVAYIEKIADEFREMKELHQAGKPYELKTKVAILHSWGKLRSWTLSGHFHETYMHDLIHINEALSGLPVDVKFIDFEDIRQGALEHCDVVINAGSAGSAWSGGEHWNDHTCVDLLTQWVYEGGTFIGVNQPSAVPGYDHFFRMAHVLGVDEDTGARVVHGKWSYTVKDEHQVVPEGATIKGKHNIYLTDGAATVVNDQDGDITLSTHDFGKGKGIYLPSFEFTWANTRLLLNLIRLAGHEPSEPKYISDNWYTECAYYPESKILVVINNSDQAQSTTVDTEYGSQTFTLEPYDTVITNIGVMKSIKE from the coding sequence TTGTCGAAAACAACGAAAGGCTCTTTTACATTACCGGGCGAATCCGGTTACGAGGCGCTAACGCTGGAACTTGCTGAGCGCTGGGGCGCAGATGTCATCCGTGATAGTGATGGTACGAAGTTGTCTGATGAGATCATTAATGCCGGGTATGGTATCTACTCGACCATTTGCATTATTCGGGATCATAATGAGTGGGCATCTCGTAATCTAGATAAGCTGCAACAGTGCTTTTTGATTACGAATCCAAAGGTGGCTGTCCAAGATTATATTTCCATCTATCTGATGGAGGATTTTTTTGCTGAACAGTTCAAGGTGAATGACTCGAAAGAGGCATTTAAGTATTGGCAGGTATACGACCGAACGACGGGTGAGGAAGTACCAAGAGAGCAGTGGAATTATGAGCGGGAGTCTGGGAATGTTGTTCTCACCGGCATTGTTCCTTGGCATAAATACACCGTGAGTTTCTTGGCTTATCGGATCTGGGAAGAGATCTCCATGTACAATCACACCACCAATCATTGGGACAAAGAGCATCTCATGCAGATTGACCCGATCTATACTGAGACGCAAACCTACCTTCTGGATTGGATGGAGAAGTGGTGTGTCCAGCATCCGGAAACAACGGTTGTGCGATTTACGTCCCTGTTCTATAACTTTGCCTGGATCTGGGGGAGTGATGAGCGTAACCGCCATTTGTTCTCAGACTGGGGTTCATACGATTTTACCGTAAGCTCCAGAGCACTGGATCTGTTTGCCCAGAAGTACGGGTATTCCTTAACGGCAGAGGACTTTGTGAACGGCGGAAAATATCGGGTTAGCCACGTTCCAGCACAGCAACGCAAATTAGACTGGATGGCATTTATTAATGATTTTGTCATTGAGTTCGGGAAAAAGCTAATTGACATTGTGCACAAGTATGACAAGTTAGCCTATGTATTCTTCGATGATAGCTGGGTGGGGATGGAGCCTTACAATGATCGTTTCGAAGAGTTTGGATTCGATGGCATGATTAAATGTGTATTCTCCGGTTATGAGGCGCGGATGTGCTCCGAAGTTAAAGTGGATACGCATGAGATCCGCTTGCATCCATACCTGTTTCCAGTGGGATTAGGTGGACTGCCTACGTTCAAAGAGGGCGGAGACCCTGCACTGGATGCGAAGAAATATTGGATTAACATCCGGCGTGCGCTGCTAAGAGAGTCGATTGATCGAATCGGACTGGGAGGATACTTACATCTGGTCGAGCCTTATCCTGACTTTGTGGCATATATTGAGAAGATTGCCGATGAATTCAGAGAGATGAAAGAGCTGCATCAGGCTGGCAAGCCTTATGAACTGAAGACCAAGGTAGCTATTCTGCATAGCTGGGGCAAATTAAGATCATGGACGTTGTCTGGGCATTTCCACGAAACGTATATGCATGATTTGATTCATATCAATGAGGCGTTGTCTGGGTTGCCGGTTGACGTGAAGTTTATAGATTTTGAAGATATCCGTCAGGGAGCACTTGAACATTGTGATGTCGTGATTAATGCGGGTTCAGCCGGCTCTGCCTGGAGTGGTGGAGAACACTGGAATGACCACACTTGTGTGGACCTTCTGACTCAATGGGTGTATGAAGGGGGAACCTTCATTGGTGTGAATCAGCCTTCGGCAGTTCCGGGCTATGACCACTTTTTCAGAATGGCACATGTGTTGGGCGTCGATGAGGATACTGGCGCAAGAGTGGTTCATGGGAAATGGTCGTACACCGTGAAGGATGAGCATCAAGTAGTTCCTGAGGGAGCGACTATAAAAGGTAAACATAACATTTATCTTACCGATGGAGCAGCAACCGTGGTCAATGATCAGGATGGCGACATTACGCTATCTACGCATGACTTTGGTAAAGGAAAAGGAATTTATCTGCCTTCATTCGAATTCACTTGGGCAAATACAAGATTATTGCTGAACTTAATTCGTCTAGCAGGTCATGAGCCGAGTGAGCCAAAATACATTTCAGATAATTGGTATACAGAGTGTGCTTATTATCCAGAAAGTAAAATATTAGTTGTGATCAACAATAGTGATCAGGCTCAATCCACGACGGTTGATACGGAGTATGGAAGTCAAACGTTCACACTCGAACCGTATGATACGGTGATCACGAATATTGGTGTAATGAAGTCCATAAAGGAATAA
- a CDS encoding DUF4003 family protein, producing the protein MLEQHAARIELFVSNTHLMKKAFRWQNVMIHRLAALLYASENKTVDTEDIKQNYERIKENTGLFSTFRGNTSILLATLLSLSPDRESLLADSLMVYDVMKENKFRTSDYLVIAAHQIAAHAPKESFQDTVQRAKIFYDLMKKEHSFLTGKDDYIFASMLALSSLEPEPAVERMEELYTELRREFSIGNGLQTLTQVLTLGEDSMQTRTRILELNDTFRTSGLRMDRAQTLPTLGVLSLLPIETSAIVEEVTQTFEGLRQQKGFGSWSVTKQELLLHSSALVATSHVENLQKGVLTTSLSTSIVNMLIAQQAAMAAAAASAAAAASSSSSS; encoded by the coding sequence ATGTTAGAGCAGCACGCAGCTAGAATTGAATTATTCGTATCCAACACTCACTTGATGAAAAAAGCGTTTAGATGGCAAAATGTGATGATCCATCGGCTGGCAGCCTTATTGTACGCATCCGAAAATAAAACCGTTGATACAGAGGATATCAAACAGAACTATGAGCGAATTAAGGAAAACACCGGATTATTCTCTACTTTCAGAGGAAATACGTCTATCCTGCTCGCTACCCTACTATCCCTTTCGCCAGATCGAGAGAGCTTGCTGGCTGACAGCCTGATGGTGTATGACGTAATGAAGGAAAATAAATTTCGCACCTCGGATTACCTCGTGATCGCTGCACATCAGATTGCTGCACATGCGCCTAAGGAATCCTTTCAGGACACGGTACAACGAGCCAAAATATTCTATGATCTAATGAAGAAGGAGCATTCTTTCCTGACAGGCAAAGATGATTACATATTTGCTTCGATGCTTGCGTTGTCCTCACTTGAGCCCGAGCCTGCTGTTGAGCGCATGGAGGAACTCTACACGGAGCTTCGACGAGAATTTTCCATTGGGAATGGTCTGCAGACATTAACTCAAGTGCTAACCCTAGGAGAAGACTCTATGCAGACTAGAACTCGAATACTTGAATTAAATGACACATTCCGCACAAGCGGCTTAAGAATGGACAGAGCACAGACGTTACCTACACTGGGCGTACTCTCCCTACTTCCCATTGAAACAAGCGCGATTGTGGAGGAGGTTACCCAAACCTTCGAAGGACTGCGTCAGCAAAAAGGTTTTGGTTCTTGGTCAGTTACCAAACAAGAGCTATTGCTTCATTCTTCGGCGCTCGTTGCCACAAGCCACGTTGAGAATTTGCAAAAGGGTGTGCTGACCACAAGTTTATCTACCAGCATCGTGAACATGCTCATTGCCCAGCAGGCAGCGATGGCTGCTGCCGCGGCATCTGCGGCCGCAGCTGCATCATCGTCCAGCAGCAGTTGA
- a CDS encoding alpha/beta hydrolase, with protein sequence MSVNIYPNKRSIMSYLFEKYIGLLDTKKNLSSRENTMKHLEHMGTQNTKPYQLGKVKLTSTIVEDSFEDMQIFTLNDQQSTNQNVILYIHGGAHTHQPLSFHWRFMDRMAQALNAKVIAPIYPKVPHFNYQHTYPRLLNLYREMIKSVKSPSQLTIIGDSAGGNISLSFAHYINMNSLPQPKDIILLSPCVDMVLDNPVIFDYETRDPMLALEGYDVIRRIWAADKPLDDPLISPIYGDFEGLGKISIFIGTHEGLFPDNMKLDKMLTDQGIEHNTFVYPKMNHVFVLYPIPEAKDAQRKIIDIIRQ encoded by the coding sequence ATGAGTGTAAATATATACCCTAATAAACGCTCTATCATGAGCTATCTCTTTGAGAAATATATCGGATTGCTAGATACCAAGAAAAATTTATCTTCACGGGAAAATACAATGAAGCATCTTGAGCACATGGGTACTCAAAATACCAAACCCTATCAGCTAGGGAAGGTTAAACTAACGTCTACCATAGTCGAAGACTCCTTTGAAGATATGCAGATATTCACCTTGAATGATCAGCAGTCTACTAACCAAAACGTAATTCTCTATATCCATGGAGGTGCGCATACCCATCAGCCTTTGTCCTTTCACTGGCGGTTCATGGATCGCATGGCGCAAGCGCTGAATGCCAAAGTTATCGCTCCAATCTATCCCAAAGTGCCTCATTTTAATTATCAGCATACGTATCCAAGGCTCTTAAATCTGTACCGAGAAATGATTAAATCCGTAAAATCTCCCTCTCAACTCACCATTATCGGAGATTCAGCAGGGGGCAATATTTCACTTAGCTTCGCTCATTACATCAATATGAATTCTCTGCCACAGCCCAAAGATATTATTTTGTTATCGCCATGCGTTGATATGGTACTGGACAACCCCGTAATCTTTGATTATGAAACTAGAGATCCGATGCTGGCCTTAGAAGGATATGATGTGATTCGACGGATCTGGGCAGCCGATAAACCTTTAGATGATCCACTCATCAGCCCGATCTACGGTGATTTTGAAGGGCTTGGCAAGATTAGTATCTTTATTGGAACCCACGAGGGATTATTTCCTGATAACATGAAGCTGGATAAAATGCTTACGGATCAAGGCATTGAGCACAATACCTTTGTTTATCCCAAAATGAACCATGTCTTCGTGTTATACCCGATCCCTGAAGCCAAAGATGCTCAGCGCAAAATCATTGATATCATTAGACAGTAA
- a CDS encoding glycoside hydrolase family 88/105 protein, whose amino-acid sequence MLQVKYDREEILKVIDTVTKKTLDMDLTWDWPCGVAYYGVSRAYQTTGNQEILDRLVKWADEYIELGLPSWTVNTCAMGHMLITLYEETGDQKYWDIAMSKVDYLQNHALRFGDNVLQHTVSVANDFPEQAWADTLFMAAFFLLRVGSKLKDEAMIQDALNQYYWHIKYLQDPSTGLWYHGYNNVNKDHMSGFYWGRANAWGAYTMSQVKPQLKEWYLYPQCMDVECSLRDQLAALKLLQTENGLWRTVLDDAESYEEVSASSGIAAAMINNGNPLHTKYVQKALEGILQNISEDGRVLGVSGGTAVMKDRDGYRNIPKDWIQGWGQGLTLAFLSDMLR is encoded by the coding sequence ATGCTTCAAGTGAAATATGACAGAGAAGAGATTCTTAAGGTTATTGATACCGTTACGAAGAAAACACTAGATATGGATTTGACATGGGATTGGCCCTGCGGTGTAGCCTATTACGGAGTATCTAGAGCCTACCAGACGACAGGCAACCAAGAGATTCTGGACAGGCTTGTGAAGTGGGCAGATGAATATATTGAGCTGGGTCTACCGAGCTGGACAGTAAATACATGTGCGATGGGGCATATGCTGATTACGCTTTATGAAGAGACTGGGGATCAGAAATACTGGGATATTGCGATGAGCAAGGTGGATTATCTCCAGAACCATGCGCTTCGTTTTGGAGACAATGTGCTTCAGCATACGGTATCCGTTGCCAATGATTTTCCGGAACAGGCATGGGCAGATACCTTATTTATGGCAGCGTTTTTCCTGCTTCGTGTCGGTAGCAAGCTGAAGGATGAGGCGATGATTCAAGATGCCTTGAATCAGTATTACTGGCATATCAAATACCTGCAAGATCCGAGCACAGGTCTGTGGTATCACGGTTATAACAATGTAAATAAGGATCACATGTCCGGATTCTATTGGGGAAGAGCGAATGCGTGGGGAGCATACACGATGTCTCAGGTAAAACCTCAGTTGAAAGAGTGGTACTTGTACCCGCAATGTATGGACGTAGAGTGTTCGCTTCGTGATCAATTGGCAGCGCTGAAGCTGCTTCAGACAGAGAATGGCCTGTGGCGGACAGTTTTGGATGATGCTGAATCGTATGAGGAAGTATCTGCATCCAGCGGAATCGCAGCAGCGATGATTAATAACGGTAACCCGCTTCATACCAAGTATGTGCAGAAGGCGCTGGAAGGTATTTTGCAAAATATCAGTGAAGACGGTCGTGTCCTAGGGGTATCCGGTGGCACAGCAGTAATGAAAGACCGGGATGGGTATCGCAATATTCCTAAAGATTGGATTCAAGGCTGGGGTCAAGGGCTCACACTCGCTTTTCTGTCCGACATGTTGAGATAG